The Malus domestica chromosome 10, GDT2T_hap1 genome contains a region encoding:
- the LOC114819315 gene encoding uncharacterized protein At3g52155, chloroplastic, whose amino-acid sequence MNAVTLFNHSINLNIQQHSFSFPPAANPKWPRASSSSIRRRNASSGTRPSSSPLVVEVESKAVSDSEQTPPPSVARRLILLRHANSSWVDPSLKDHDRPLSERGQADAVKVSLKLQQLGWIPQLILSSNAVRTRETLTIMQQQVRGFLEAEVHYISSFYSIAAMDGQTAEHLQHIICNYSRDDILTVMCMGHNRGWEEAASMFTGASIELKTCNAALLETTGKSWDEAFTLAGLGGWKLQGIVKPVRL is encoded by the exons ATGAATGCGGTAACTCTCTTTAACCATAGCATTAATTTGAATATTCAGCAGCATAGTTTCTCTTTCCCACCGGCTGCGAATCCCAAGTGGCCCAGAGCCTCTTCAAGTTCAATCCGTCGCAGAAACGCTAGCAGTGGTACTAGGCCTTCATCTTCACCTTTGGTCGTGGAAGTGGAGAGCAAAGCTGTTTCTGATTCTGAACAAACTCCTCCTCCATCCGTTGCTCGTCGCCTAATTCTGCTTCGTCACGCCAACAGTTCCTGGGTAGACCCTTCGCTAAAAG ATCATGATCGCCCCCTGAGTGAAAGAGGACAAGCCGATGCTGTCAAAGTCTCTCTCAAACTCCAACAGTTGGGTTGGATTCCTCAGCTTATTTTATCTAG CAATGCAGTGCGAACTAGGGAGACTCTTACTATAATGCAGCAACAAGTCAGAGGCTTCTTGGAGGCTGAGGTCCATTATATTTCCAGCTTTTATTCCATCGCCGCCATGGACGGGCAGACAGCTGAGCACCTTCAACACATTATCTGTAACTATTCTAGGGACGACATACTCACTGTCAT GTGCATGGGGCATAATAGGGGTTGGGAGGAGGCAGCCTCAATGTTCACTGGTGCCTCCATAGAACTCAAGACTTGCAATGCTGCTTTGCTTGAAACTACTGGGAAATCTTGGGATGAG GCATTTACTTTGGCAGGACTTGGGGGGTGGAAGCTGCAGGGCATTGTGAAACCTGTTAGACTATAA